The following is a genomic window from Acidobacteriota bacterium.
GAGTAAACGCGAGCGGCACGGATTCATCTTCACCGACATCCACGGTTTTGGTTTGTGGTTTGTAGCCGCTCAGAATCGCCGTCACCTGATAGCGCGCGCGAACCGGCGGCAGACGAAAAGCGAATTCGCCGCGACTGTTGGAAATATATTCCATTTTCACCGAATCGATTTTTTTATTCTCCCTGGCTTCTTCATCATTACGAATGCGCTGCAATTTCAAGCGCACGCCTTGCAGCGAAAAGCCCTGCTCATCAAATACCGACCCGCGCAATAAAGATGTCCGACGGGCTTTCGGCAATTGATAAGTTTTCACTTTGGTTTCTTTGCCCTCTTCGACCTGCTGCATCACGCGAAGCGTGCCGCCTTGTCGTCCTTCGGCATCAAAACTCAAAGTGTAAGAATCGGCGTCCAACTCAAAAACATAGTTGCCATCCTTGTCGGTCGCGGTCTCTTGCACTTTGCGTGTGCGGCTGCTCATCACGCGCACCTCTGCGCCGACAATCGGTTTGCCTTTTTCGTCTTCGAGTTTGCCTTTGAGAGTGCCTTTTTGCTGCGCAAATGCGGTGAGTGAAAATATCGAAATCAACGTTAAAATATAAAATAGCTTTTTCATTAAACACATTCCTGATTTGAGTCTCGCGAGTCTTGCGAGTTTTGCGAGTCTGGCGAGTCTAAATAGTCAACTCCCACCGAGCATTGGAAGTGGCATTGACTAATGAGACTGGCAAGACTCGCAAAACTCGCAAGACTTCCCGGTTGATTTTGCTTTTTCGCTTCAACAAAAGTCAACCGCTGGCTTATGATGCGAAGGTGCGAATCATCAGCGGCATCCATCGCGGCAGAAAATTAAAAACCGTTGCGGGACAAGAGGTACGCCCGACCTCTGACCGATTGCGCGAAACCCTGTTCAACATTCTCGCGCCTGATATTCGCGACGCCCAGGTTTTAGACATCTGCGCCGGGTCTGGAGCCATTGCTATTGAAGCATTAAGTCGCGGCGCTGCAAGTATCACCTTGATTGACCAGTCGCGCCGCGCCTGTCAAATTATTCAAGAGAATCTGCGCGCGCTTGGCATCAACGACGAAGCCCGCGTTTTAAACCGCGATGCGCTTGCCGCCATCAAACAACTCGAAACCGAAAATCAGGCATTCGATATTGTTTATTTCGACCCGCCTTATGCGTCACCGCTTTATGCGCAAGTGATGAATCAACTCGGCGCGAGTTCAATCATTCACCCGCATTCAATCGTCATTGTTGAACACCACACCAAAACGCCGATTGAAAAGGAGTACGGCAAATTAAAAATTTACCGCGAACTCAAACAGGGCGAATCGGCGCTAGGGTTTTATTCGGTAGCCGGTAATCGGTAGCCGGTGGTCGGTTGTTACCGCATATTTCAGGGTCTGGGAATTCCCAAATCATCGCAAATTTTATTCGCGAGATGGTTTTTAATTTCTTTATGTCTGGGCACCGTTGAATACGCCCCGTTCGCAGGATTTTTATAGATGGTATGCTTGCCGCCTTCGCGTACAAACAGACATCCATGCGCTTCCAGATGACGAATCAAATCTGCGCGGTTCATAGATTTTCATGCGGCATGCAATATCAAACTTTCGCGCACAATCCTGGCATTAGCAGGGAGCTTTTGCTCGGCAGCTTGGCGATTTGCTTCAAGGATTAATTGCATCGCTTCAAGCAAATTTTCTCTGGTCTCTTCCAGAGTTTCACCCTGCGTATTGGCTCCCGGCAACTCTGCAATATAGCCAATGTAACCGCCTTCTTCCGCTTCTGCGTAAATCGCCGTAAACGTGATTTCTGTCATCATTCCTCCTGCGTTTGGTCAACTATACCAATGATTGATTTCGCATATCAATTCTTCATTCCGCCAAGCAGTATTGAATTGAAAATCAATTTAAAGGTGCCCCAGGTCTGTCCGCGATGTTGCGGGCGAAAACCGAATAACACGACGCGACCTTTGCCTAAGCTCACATCGACGAGGGCGTTTTTACCGGCAATGTATTGCGGGCCAAGCAGCCAGCCCGAACGCAGTGGGTTGCCGTCAACATAACGGGCAACAACACGAACTTTCGTCGGGTCGGTTATCTCAAACGCCAGGGCGCGGACTTGCGGGGCGCGCGGGCGTTCGGGTTCCTGCGGGGTGGCTTGCGGATTGCGGTTGGCATCGGGTTGCGCGTCATCGCCAAAACCGCCGCGCCTTGATGCAGTGAAATAGACATCGGCTTCCGCAGGCATTCCCCAGGCGATGGGGTGCGTCGTATCAATCACGGCGCGAAAGATAGAACCGGGGGCATAGAACTGATCGCTTGCAAGTCCCGCGAGGGCGTTTTTCACCGGCAAATTGAATTTCTGCATGGCGAGTTCCGAAGAGGAATCGAAACAGATGAGCACGCCACCCGCTTCAACAAAGGCTTTGAGTGCAGCGACGCCTTCTTCGCCGATGCCGCCGGTGTATTCGTCCGGTAGTGACCCTTTGCGATTGCCGTTGATGATTTGCGCGGCGCTCATATCGGGCAGGATGATGACATCGAATTTGTCGCGGAGATTTCCGCCGCGAATCTCGGCATCAAAGAGGCTCTTGTAATCGAAGTGGAATTGTTCAAGCACGAAGCGCGTCCAGCCTTCATCCATCGAACCCGTCCACGATTTATAGAGCGCAAGACGCGGACGAGCTATTGGTTCTGCAATTGAATTCATATCTAATGTGGCTTGTGGGTTGGGCTGAGGAGACTTTTTATTATTTTTTGGTTGCTGACTTACAGTTGAAGTTAACGGATTAAAAACAAATGAACCAAGGGGGTAAGTTTTCCCATCAATGATGGTTTCTTTCTTGAGCCGCCAATTCAAGATTTTATTGTGCGGTATCGATGATAATGAAAGCGCAACATCGAACATAGCATTTACCAGAACATACGCACCGTTGGAAGTTGAAGGAATATAAATTCCTTTTGACCTGCCTTTCACAACAGCTTGTTTGTCAGCAGGGTTCACTGGAGCAATCATTTCTAACAAATCATCTTCACCAATCTTCTGCAAATCTGCATCGAATCGCTTGCTTGCTTCAACATAATTCACACCCATTTGCATGGGCAAAGTCCAACCTGCGACATCGTAAGGCGGTTCGGCGGGACCTCCGGGATAGAGTCTTCTATCGGGATATTTCTGCGCTTCAAATAAACATTTCACGTTAGCGCGATAGGGTTGCGCGAGCATCACCACGTAACTGCCCGCGCCATATTTTTTGCCATCAATTTCAAATTCGTTTTTGGCGCGATGCACTTCGACGCCTTGCTTGAGCAAAATATCAATCATTTGATTAGCAGTCGGTTTGTCGTGTTGTTCAGCCGGAATCACATAGGCATAAGGCGACTGCGCCTTGCCCGCTTCGATGGCGCGTTCGGCAATACCGACGAAATTGCCGATTAACTCTTCGCGATGCAGCGCGGCTTCTTCCAAAGCCGCGCGGGTGGTGATGAGTTCCATATTGGCGATGTCACGCATACGCCACCAGCCGCCTTCCCACGCTTCGGGAAAATTCGTCGCCGTCACCAAGGGGTTTGGCAAGCCTCGCGTCGGCGAACGCAGTTGTTCGCGTCGAATCTCAATCGGCGTTCCAAGTCTTACCGATGCCGCTTCCGTCAAGATGCCAATCGCATTGTGATAATAAGGCGCTGAGCGCAAGCCGCCGTGCCACCACATATCATAAGTCGAATTGGTGACGATGCCCTTAAAGCCTGCGGCTTGTAAACGGGTCGCCATGCGCATGCCGATGGTCCCGGTCTGACGGACAATCAGCGGGTCGATGTTGGGATTATGCGGGTCAAAAAACGGCGGCACGCACATACGCGAACCATTCGAGCCTTGTTGATGCACATCATAGACAAGTTCGGGAAACCACTCTGTCCAAAAAAGTTTCGAGAGCATCTGCGTCTCAACCTGCGTCAGCATAAACCAGTCGCGGTTGTTATCGTGGCCGGTGAAGTGATGATAAAGCTCAGGCGGGCTGGTGCCTTCGTATTTGGTGCCGAGGGTTTTGTGATACCAGTGATTGACAATGTCTATGCCATCGGGATTAACCGAAGGGACCAGCAACAACAACACGTTATCCAAAATCTCGCGTGTGGCTTTCGACTGCTCGCTTGCCAGGCGGTAAGCGAGTTCCATTGACATTTGTGTAGCGACCACTTCGGTTGAATGAATCGAACAGGTGATGGCGACAATCGCGGGCGTTTCGCTGATTAAGCGTTGGCGTTCAGCATTGCTTGTTATCAAGCGCGGGTCTGCGAGTTTGCGTTGATTTTCCTGAATGCGCCCCAGGTTTTTGATATTGGCTTCGGATGAAATGAACGCCACCAGAAACGGGCGTTTCAATGTCGTCTGTCCAAGCTCGCGAAGTTCGACGCGAGCGGACGCGGCATCGAGTTTTTTGAAATAGTCGGTGACCTGCCCCCAGTCCGCGAGTTTGCGGTCTTCGGCAACTTCAAAGCCCAGAACTTCACGCGGTTGCGGTATGGATTGCGCGGCTGCCGCAAGCGCAAGAATCAGTAGTAAAATCAACGTAGATAATAAACGTTTGCTCATAAATGCAGACACCTCGATTGGCAAATTGGAGTCGGCTGAAACCGGCAAATGCTTCATTCGCTCATTCTCCGGTTATCGGTTGAAGCATACCGTTGTGCTGGCAACTCCATCAAACTCCGTTTTTATGATTGGCTGTTCCACTGTTGATGATGCATTGAACAAATGCATTTTTGACAAAGCGCCATCGGCTTGTGTGATTTTAAGCTGCGGCTCACAAGCTCTGTGCTTCTCAGTTCAAAGGTAAATCTTTCGACAATCCAAGCTCTCTTCATACGCTGTTGTCGTCGCGCAACTATAGCACAAAATCGTTTCGACGAAAGCCATCATCGAAGTTTTGAATTTTGTGAACCGGGACTTTGTTATTAGCGATGCAAAATCAATGATGATGAGTGCTGAATCAGCAGGATTGGCGCATTGCGGTAATCAAACGGCAGACGCAGGTTTCTATTTCATCTGAAATGTTTAATCGGTACGACATCAACGAATGAATTACTGCGAGAAAAAAAGAGATGCGCGTTTGGTTGTGTGTGTAAGCGAAATTCCAGATATTGCCGCTCGAAAAGTTGGTGAGTGGTTGTGGCGCGCTGCCTGATATTGACTGTTGCCAGAGATTGAAAACGCTGTTTTCGCCGCTGATGAAAACCGAACAAAACCTCACTTGAAATCCTTAATCAACACGGCATCGCTGATTAAGCGGCCGCGGGTGAAGGCAAAATATTTGCCATCGCGTGACCACTCGTAAGGGAACGCCTCTTCTTCCGGCAAGCCGGTAAGCCGTTGCGGCGCGCCACCTTTGATCGCTTGTCGCCAGATACCGTTTACCAGGTCTCTATAACAGACCGCTTCGCCGTCAGGCATCCAGCGTATTCCATCAGCAAATCTTGCAGAGCGCGGCACAGCAAATAACTTGACGAGTGTGCCGTCTTCAATCTTCACCAGCGCGAGTTGCTCGGCGGCACCTGCTTCGGCTCTGTAACCACAAGCTATGAGCTTGCCGTCGTGTGAGACGCGAGGGTAAGAAGATTCTTTGTCGGTGACGCGCACCGGCTCACCTCCTTCGACGGGCACGCGGAAAATGAAACTCTTGCCATCCCGAGTTGAACTATAAACGACCCAGCGGCTATCGGGCGTCGGATGAGGGGCAGAATTGCCTCCGCCGGTCGTCAGTTGTTTGAGATCGCCGCCATCCACACGGGCACGCCAGATTTCATTGCTGCCGCTACGATTCGATTGAAAGATGATGAACCGACCATCCGCCGTTACTCTCGGTCGCTGGTCATGGAACCCCGCAGAGGTGAGTTGTTTGATGTTGCTGCCGTCCGTCTCCATAGAATAGATGGCAAGTGTACGGTCAATGCCAGCCGTAAAGACCAATCGATTGCCAGGCAGCCAATCAAGCCCGTACCAACCCATGATGCCGTTGATGGAACTGAAGGTGAGTTGGCGCGCTTGCGACAAATTGTCAGCCGGGGCAATCCAGATATTGCTCTCCTGTCGAATTTGTACAGCAGTGAGCGAATCTCCGTCGGCGGAGATACTCAACGATGAGCCGTAGCTGTCGGTATCGCGTGAAAGTCTTTGCGCCTTGCCGCCCGGATAATCAACTCGCCAGAGATGTCTGCGGGCCTCGCCCTTGTCGGTGGCGACGATGATCAACCCTCGCCCATCACGCAGCCAAACCAGATTTGACATGGCAACCCATTCGAGCGCGGTTAATTGTTCGAGATGCCCATCGGTTACTCGCACCGTAAAGATTTCGCGGCTCTCTTTTAAGCTATCGCTGATGGCAACGACCGCAAGTAATGAGCCGTCGGGCGACCAAGCCACACGTCCAGGGGAAAAAGGCTTGTCGGGCGGGCGCGTCAGCAGTTCGCGCACCCCTGTGCCGTCAGCGTTGACGATGATTAAAGTGGAGACATTGGTTTCCTTGTGGGTACGAAAGAAGGCGAGCTGATTTCCGTCAGGCGAAAGGGCGAAGTAATCGCTGACCTCACTGGATAGCTTTTCCGCCACGCCCCCTAAAACGAGCATCTTGAACAGCCCGTTTTGCGATGCTTCCTTGCCCGTCAAGGTAAAATAGAGCGTTCTGCCATCCGGCGAAAATGCCAAACCTGAATAGGTAACCTCATCCGGCGAGCGGAGCAGGATGTCGTGGCTGCCGTCGGTCTGTCCCAACCACAGGCTCTCTTTGTATTCGCCTCGTTCGCTTAACGTGTAGGCATAAAACTTGCGGTCAGGTGAGAGCACTGCCCAGCGAACTTGACCTTTAGTTGTCAACTGTTTGATTTGCACTTCGGCGAAAGGGACGACAGTGGGGCGGTCTTGATTCAGACGCTGCAAATTAAAGCGCCAGAAAACCAGCCCACTGACAAGGATCAGTGCCAAAATGAAGCCACCCGACCAGAGAAGCAAGGTGTGAGGTTGTCGAAGACCTTTCGCGCCGGCTTCCGATACCGCCTTCACCGTTGCAGCCGTCACTATCCTACCCTTTGTATCAGCGGCAAATTCTTCCTCCTTTGAAAGCCTCCGGGTTTCCGCCGGGGTCACAAAAGTTAATCCCGGCTTGACGATTTTCAAGTCGCTCTCGTCAAGCGGAAGAGACGCAACCGCTTGATATGAAGGCTCGCTCTCTTCAGCTTTTTCGATAACCAGGCGCGAGACGGTTTCGGTTTCTATTAAAACATCCGCGTCTTCGCCCGGACTGAACACCTCGCCGAGGAAACGATACCCGTGACCGGGAACCGTCATAATGTAGCGCGGATGGTCGCGGCGTTCGCCGAGGGCTTTACGAAGCGCCGACATCTGCACCGTCAGATTCGACTCTTCGACCACTTGATTCGCCCACACACGACCGTAGAGTTCTTCCTTCGTGACCAACTGCCCGCCACTTTCGACCAGCACGAACAACAGGTCAAAGGCTTTCGAGGAAAGTTGAAC
Proteins encoded in this region:
- a CDS encoding winged helix-turn-helix domain-containing protein, whose protein sequence is MATMSKLKQQIYEFDNFRLDVARRQLLRDGEFVQLSSKAFDLLFVLVESGGQLVTKEELYGRVWANQVVEESNLTVQMSALRKALGERRDHPRYIMTVPGHGYRFLGEVFSPGEDADVLIETETVSRLVIEKAEESEPSYQAVASLPLDESDLKIVKPGLTFVTPAETRRLSKEEEFAADTKGRIVTAATVKAVSEAGAKGLRQPHTLLLWSGGFILALILVSGLVFWRFNLQRLNQDRPTVVPFAEVQIKQLTTKGQVRWAVLSPDRKFYAYTLSERGEYKESLWLGQTDGSHDILLRSPDEVTYSGLAFSPDGRTLYFTLTGKEASQNGLFKMLVLGGVAEKLSSEVSDYFALSPDGNQLAFFRTHKETNVSTLIIVNADGTGVRELLTRPPDKPFSPGRVAWSPDGSLLAVVAISDSLKESREIFTVRVTDGHLEQLTALEWVAMSNLVWLRDGRGLIIVATDKGEARRHLWRVDYPGGKAQRLSRDTDSYGSSLSISADGDSLTAVQIRQESNIWIAPADNLSQARQLTFSSINGIMGWYGLDWLPGNRLVFTAGIDRTLAIYSMETDGSNIKQLTSAGFHDQRPRVTADGRFIIFQSNRSGSNEIWRARVDGGDLKQLTTGGGNSAPHPTPDSRWVVYSSTRDGKSFIFRVPVEGGEPVRVTDKESSYPRVSHDGKLIACGYRAEAGAAEQLALVKIEDGTLVKLFAVPRSARFADGIRWMPDGEAVCYRDLVNGIWRQAIKGGAPQRLTGLPEEEAFPYEWSRDGKYFAFTRGRLISDAVLIKDFK
- a CDS encoding carboxypeptidase-like regulatory domain-containing protein, producing the protein MKKLFYILTLISIFSLTAFAQQKGTLKGKLEDEKGKPIVGAEVRVMSSRTRKVQETATDKDGNYVFELDADSYTLSFDAEGRQGGTLRVMQQVEEGKETKVKTYQLPKARRTSLLRGSVFDEQGFSLQGVRLKLQRIRNDEEARENKKIDSVKMEYISNSRGEFAFRLPPVRARYQVTAILSGYKPQTKTVDVGEDESVPLAFTLEPVKE
- a CDS encoding type II toxin-antitoxin system HicA family toxin, with amino-acid sequence MNRADLIRHLEAHGCLFVREGGKHTIYKNPANGAYSTVPRHKEIKNHLANKICDDLGIPRP
- the rsmD gene encoding 16S rRNA (guanine(966)-N(2))-methyltransferase RsmD — its product is MTNETGKTRKTRKTSRLILLFRFNKSQPLAYDAKVRIISGIHRGRKLKTVAGQEVRPTSDRLRETLFNILAPDIRDAQVLDICAGSGAIAIEALSRGAASITLIDQSRRACQIIQENLRALGINDEARVLNRDALAAIKQLETENQAFDIVYFDPPYASPLYAQVMNQLGASSIIHPHSIVIVEHHTKTPIEKEYGKLKIYRELKQGESALGFYSVAGNR
- a CDS encoding type II toxin-antitoxin system HicB family antitoxin, encoding MTEITFTAIYAEAEEGGYIGYIAELPGANTQGETLEETRENLLEAMQLILEANRQAAEQKLPANARIVRESLILHAA
- a CDS encoding M14 family metallopeptidase; its protein translation is MKHLPVSADSNLPIEVSAFMSKRLLSTLILLLILALAAAAQSIPQPREVLGFEVAEDRKLADWGQVTDYFKKLDAASARVELRELGQTTLKRPFLVAFISSEANIKNLGRIQENQRKLADPRLITSNAERQRLISETPAIVAITCSIHSTEVVATQMSMELAYRLASEQSKATREILDNVLLLLVPSVNPDGIDIVNHWYHKTLGTKYEGTSPPELYHHFTGHDNNRDWFMLTQVETQMLSKLFWTEWFPELVYDVHQQGSNGSRMCVPPFFDPHNPNIDPLIVRQTGTIGMRMATRLQAAGFKGIVTNSTYDMWWHGGLRSAPYYHNAIGILTEAASVRLGTPIEIRREQLRSPTRGLPNPLVTATNFPEAWEGGWWRMRDIANMELITTRAALEEAALHREELIGNFVGIAERAIEAGKAQSPYAYVIPAEQHDKPTANQMIDILLKQGVEVHRAKNEFEIDGKKYGAGSYVVMLAQPYRANVKCLFEAQKYPDRRLYPGGPAEPPYDVAGWTLPMQMGVNYVEASKRFDADLQKIGEDDLLEMIAPVNPADKQAVVKGRSKGIYIPSTSNGAYVLVNAMFDVALSLSSIPHNKILNWRLKKETIIDGKTYPLGSFVFNPLTSTVSQQPKNNKKSPQPNPQATLDMNSIAEPIARPRLALYKSWTGSMDEGWTRFVLEQFHFDYKSLFDAEIRGGNLRDKFDVIILPDMSAAQIINGNRKGSLPDEYTGGIGEEGVAALKAFVEAGGVLICFDSSSELAMQKFNLPVKNALAGLASDQFYAPGSIFRAVIDTTHPIAWGMPAEADVYFTASRRGGFGDDAQPDANRNPQATPQEPERPRAPQVRALAFEITDPTKVRVVARYVDGNPLRSGWLLGPQYIAGKNALVDVSLGKGRVVLFGFRPQHRGQTWGTFKLIFNSILLGGMKN